One genomic region from Populus nigra chromosome 8, ddPopNigr1.1, whole genome shotgun sequence encodes:
- the LOC133702358 gene encoding protein FAR1-RELATED SEQUENCE 8-like: MIEIEEGSQNSEQILEEEGDDLEFDSNDLEIEGDDPGIDDNDLGIEDNNLELEDKNLENEGHDLPEGNDLEDNCEQLFDIEYHVLENNRDDATVEDVRNGDFLGKDYPPPFVGMEFESYDDAYNYYNCYAKDLGFAIRVKSSWTKRNSKEKRGAVLCCNCEGFKTSKEVHSRRKETRTGCLAMLRLRLVESNRWRVDEVKLEHNHLFDPERAQNSKSHKKMDAGAKRKVEPTVDVEVRTIKLYRTAAVDPLGYGSTNSNEGESSQHVDRSKRLKLKKGDAQIIHNYFCQVQLTNPNFFYLMDLNDEGFLRNVFWIHYRSRAAYGYFSDVVIFDTTCLLNKYEIPLFAFVGVNQHGQSILLGCGLLVDETFETYIWLFRAWLTCMLGRPPQTIITDQCKAMQGAIAEVFPRAHHRFCLSRVARKILDNLGMLQDYEGFQRTLNVTIHDSLKVDEFEMAWEDMIQRFGIADNEWLRTCYEDRERWVPVYSKDASFAGISTFLKDESTQFFNGYVSQQTTLKEFFDMNELILQKKYQKEALDDFESRNSSPILRTGSFYELQLSRVYTNEIFRRFQDEVVMMSSCFGITQGHTNGPLVTYVIQERQGEENSRGIKNFEVMYDKRGAEVRCICSCFNFKGYLCRHALCILNYNGVEEIPPLYILARWRKDLKRFYVPDGGSNNVDIANPVQWFDHLYRRAMQVVEEGMISQDRYMVAWQAFKESLNKVRLVAEKHL, encoded by the coding sequence ATAGAAGAAGGATCCCAGAACAGTGAGCAGATACTTGAGGAAGAAGGTGATGATCTTGAATTTGATAGCAACGACCTTGAAATTGAGGGTGATGACCCTGGGATAGATGACAATGACCTTGGGATAGAAGACAACAACCTTGAACTAGAAGACAAAAACCTTGAGAATGAAGGACATGACCTGCCTGAAGGCAATGACCTGGAGGACAATTGTGAGCAACTGTTTGATATTGAATATCATGTCCTTGAAAACAACAGAGACGATGCTACAGTAGAAGATGTTCGAAATGGTGACTTCCTAGGGAAGGATTATCCACCACCTTTTGTGGGGATGGAGTTTGAATCATATGATGATgcctataattattataattgctATGCTAAAGATTTGGGATTTGCTATCAGGGTCAAGTCCTCATGGACAAAACGTAACAGCAAGGAGAAACGTGGTGCGGTGCTCTGCTGCAACTGTGAGGGTTTTAAGACTAGTAAAGAAGTGCACAGTCGTAGAAAGGAAACGAGAACTGGTTGTCTAGCCATGCTAAGGTTGAGGCTAGTGGAATCTAATAGGTGGAGGGTGGATGAAGTCAAGCTTGAGCACAACCATTTATTTGATCCTGAGAGAGCACAAAATTCTAAGTCCCACAAAAAGATGGATGCAGGGGCTAAAAGAAAGGTGGAGCCCACTGTTGATGTAGAAGTACGGACGATCAAATTGTATCGAACAGCTGCTGTGGACCCACTGGGCTATGGAAGCACTAACTCAAATGAAGGAGAAAGTAGCCAGCATGTTGACAGGTCAAAGCGCTTGAAGCTTAAAAAAGGAGATGCACAGatcattcataattatttttgtcaggTTCAGCTAACAAATCCCAACTTTTTCTACTTGATGGATCTCAATGATGAGGGGTTTTTGAGGAATGTGTTTTGGATACATTATAGGTCTAGGGCTGCATATGGTTATTTCAGTGACGTAGTTATATTTGACACAACATGCTTATTGAACAAATATGAAATTCCACTCTTTGCATTTGTTGGGGTAAATCAGCATGGGCAGTCTATTCTACTTGGTTGTGGTTTGCTTGTGGATGAGACATTTGAAACATATATATGGCTGTTTAGAGCATGGCTTACATGCATGTTGGGTCGCCCTCCACAAACTATCATTACTGACCAATGCAAGGCCATGCAAGGTGCAATTGCAGAGGTTTTCCCACGTGCTCACCATCGTTTTTGTTTGTCACGTGTTGCGCGCAAGATTCTTGATAATTTGGGCATGCTGCAGGACTATGAAGGGTTTCAGAGGACGCTGAACGTGACTATccatgactctcttaaggtagatGAATTTGAAATGGCTTGGGAAGATATGATCCAGCGTTTTGGAATTGCAGATAATGAGTGGCTTCGAACATGCTATGAAGATCGAGAGAGATGGGTCCCAGTTTACTCCAAAGATGCTAGTTTTGCTGGAATATCTACTTTTCTAAAAGATGAGTCCACCCAATTCTTCAATGGTTATGTGAGTCAACAAACTACGTTGAAAGAGTTTTTTGACATGAATGAACTAATTCTACAAAAGAAGTACCAGAAAGAAGCTCTTGATGATTTTGAGTCGAGGAATTCCAGCCCCATTTTGAGGACAGGTAGCTTTTATGAGTTACAGCTTTCCAGAGTGTATACAAACGAAATATTCAGGAGATTTCAAGATGAGGTTGTGATGATGTCCTCTTGTTTTGGCATAACTCAAGGTCATACCAATGGGCCTCTTGTTACTTACGTGATCCAAGAACGCCAGGGTGAAGAAAATTCGAGGGGTATTAAGAACTTCGAGGTTATGTATGATAAAAGGGGAGCAGAAGTTCGTTGTATCTGTAGTTGCTTCAACTTCAAAGGTTACTTGTGCCGGCATGCATTGTGCATTCTGAATTACAATGGGGTGGAGGAGATCCCTCCGCTGTATATCTTGGCACGGTGGAGGAAGGATTTGAAGCGCTTTTATGTACCGGATGGTGGATCCAATAATGTAGATATTGCTAACCCAGTTCAGTGGTTTGATCATTTGTACAGACGAGCAATGCAAGTTGTTGAAGAAGGTATGA